From a region of the Takifugu flavidus isolate HTHZ2018 chromosome 18, ASM371156v2, whole genome shotgun sequence genome:
- the retreg3 gene encoding reticulophagy regulator 3 isoform X2, translated as MTHAGATNEVLAGECSASVCPRSRPCSGERDSQVRAVKAALQSRLGPYEPVLTYLQSVLVWERPIQCVFLYTVVNLVFWFFALTSLRLLCLLASALAVLVCVDTWRNKIWPQIRVRKLDEPENESWGLVQPGVLSVPELCHHVAEAWVSATVLASCLLKYKQENPGKFCVLTCGAFSGLAVVGRHVTGLVLSYSAVWATLLAPLGVYHRVFQNVCVRLEPALQRLDFSVRGYMMSNPIDNQFLRRPIAGAASGDATDSEEELAAFCPQFDDSEDGKELAMTDSEHSDAEVSFTENGTFNLSRGQTPLTEGSEDLDRHSEESFAQDLAEFPSINPDATLMDDDDDTSIGLPSLGPSGLASHRASVLDVEGHLDSDQDDFDAELSFSSRAAVSDFSGDLAGVIASNMIQAALLGAMQPRPPTTQRREVATQRSYRKISSSELDTDLDGEDFEMLDQAELHQMDPLGGGERGRRGEGQGSNFLSSLLGKPQ; from the exons ATGACGCACGCCGGTGCAACAAACGAAGTGTTGGCCGGGGAGTGCTCGGCGAGTGTGTGCCCGAGAAGTCGACCATGCTCCGGCGAGAGAGACAGTCAGGTCCGGGCTGTCAAAGCTGCGCTCCAGTCCAGGCTTGGACCCTACGAGCCCGTCCTGACCTACCTCCAGTCCGTCCTCGTCTGGGAAAGACCCATTCAGTGtgtgttcctctacactgtggTCAACCTTGTGTTTTG GTTCTTCGCCCTGACGTCACTGCGCCTGCTGTGCCTGCTGGCGTCCGCGTTGGCTGTGCTCGTGTGTGTTGATACCTGGAGGAATAAGATCTGGCCACAGATTAGAG TCCGAAAACTGGATGAGCCAGAAAATGAGAG CTGGGGTCTGGTGCAGCCGGGCGTCCTCAGCGTGCCTGAATTGTGCCACCACGTAGCTGAGGCCTGGGTCAGCGCCACAGTCCTGGCGTCCTGCCTGCTCAAGTACAAACAAGAAAACCCCGGAAAG TTCTGCGTCCTGACCTGTGGAGCCTTCTCCGGCCTGGCCGTGGTTGGACGCCACGTTACTGGATTGGTGCTCTCCTACTCTGCTG TCTGGGCGACTCTCCTGGCCCCTCTGGGAGTGTACCACAGAGTGttccagaatgtgtgtgtgaggctggagcCGGCCCTGCAGCGGTTGGACTTCAGTGTTCGTGGCTACATGATGTCAAACCCTATAGATAATCAGT tcctGCGGAGGCCCATCGCTGGTGCAGCCTCAGGTGATGCCACTgacagtgaggaggagctggctgCTTTCTGTCCTCAG TTTGATGACAGCGAGGACGGGAAGGAGCTGGCGATGACCGACTCCGAGCACTCTGACGCCGAAGTGTCCTTCACAGAAAATGGAACCTTTAACCTGTCGCGGGGTCAGACGCCGCTCACTGAGGGCTCTGAAG ATCTCGACAGGCACAGCGAGGAGTCCTTTGCTCAGGACCTTGCAGAGTTCCCCTCCATTAACCCCGACGCCACCCTGAtggatgatgacgatgacaCCAGCATAGGGCTGCCCAGTCTTGGTCCATCCGGACTTGCTAGTCACCGGGCTTCAGTGCTGGATGTCGAGGGTCACCTGGATTCAGACCAGGACGATTTCGACGCCGAGCTTTCTTTCAGCAGTCGGGCGGCCGTCTCTGATTTCTCTGGCGACCTGGCTGGAGTGATCGCCAGCAACATGATCCAAGCGGCGCTGCTGGGGGCGATGCAGCCTCGACCTCCTACGACCCAGAGGAGAGAGGTGGCCACCCAGCGCAGCTACCGCAAGATCTCCAGCTCCGAGCTGGATACAGACTTGGATGGGGAGGACTTTGAGATGCTGGACCAGGCGGAACTGCACCAGATGGATCCGcttggaggaggagaacgggggaggcggggagaaggtcaggggtcaaactTCCTGTCCAGCCTGCTGGGTAAACCACAGTAA
- the retreg3 gene encoding reticulophagy regulator 3 isoform X1 — translation MYRLSLQTGFAKMTHAGATNEVLAGECSASVCPRSRPCSGERDSQVRAVKAALQSRLGPYEPVLTYLQSVLVWERPIQCVFLYTVVNLVFWFFALTSLRLLCLLASALAVLVCVDTWRNKIWPQIRVRKLDEPENESWGLVQPGVLSVPELCHHVAEAWVSATVLASCLLKYKQENPGKFCVLTCGAFSGLAVVGRHVTGLVLSYSAVWATLLAPLGVYHRVFQNVCVRLEPALQRLDFSVRGYMMSNPIDNQFLRRPIAGAASGDATDSEEELAAFCPQFDDSEDGKELAMTDSEHSDAEVSFTENGTFNLSRGQTPLTEGSEDLDRHSEESFAQDLAEFPSINPDATLMDDDDDTSIGLPSLGPSGLASHRASVLDVEGHLDSDQDDFDAELSFSSRAAVSDFSGDLAGVIASNMIQAALLGAMQPRPPTTQRREVATQRSYRKISSSELDTDLDGEDFEMLDQAELHQMDPLGGGERGRRGEGQGSNFLSSLLGKPQ, via the exons ATGTACAGACTTTCTTTACAAACGGGATTCGCTAAAATGACGCACGCCGGTGCAACAAACGAAGTGTTGGCCGGGGAGTGCTCGGCGAGTGTGTGCCCGAGAAGTCGACCATGCTCCGGCGAGAGAGACAGTCAGGTCCGGGCTGTCAAAGCTGCGCTCCAGTCCAGGCTTGGACCCTACGAGCCCGTCCTGACCTACCTCCAGTCCGTCCTCGTCTGGGAAAGACCCATTCAGTGtgtgttcctctacactgtggTCAACCTTGTGTTTTG GTTCTTCGCCCTGACGTCACTGCGCCTGCTGTGCCTGCTGGCGTCCGCGTTGGCTGTGCTCGTGTGTGTTGATACCTGGAGGAATAAGATCTGGCCACAGATTAGAG TCCGAAAACTGGATGAGCCAGAAAATGAGAG CTGGGGTCTGGTGCAGCCGGGCGTCCTCAGCGTGCCTGAATTGTGCCACCACGTAGCTGAGGCCTGGGTCAGCGCCACAGTCCTGGCGTCCTGCCTGCTCAAGTACAAACAAGAAAACCCCGGAAAG TTCTGCGTCCTGACCTGTGGAGCCTTCTCCGGCCTGGCCGTGGTTGGACGCCACGTTACTGGATTGGTGCTCTCCTACTCTGCTG TCTGGGCGACTCTCCTGGCCCCTCTGGGAGTGTACCACAGAGTGttccagaatgtgtgtgtgaggctggagcCGGCCCTGCAGCGGTTGGACTTCAGTGTTCGTGGCTACATGATGTCAAACCCTATAGATAATCAGT tcctGCGGAGGCCCATCGCTGGTGCAGCCTCAGGTGATGCCACTgacagtgaggaggagctggctgCTTTCTGTCCTCAG TTTGATGACAGCGAGGACGGGAAGGAGCTGGCGATGACCGACTCCGAGCACTCTGACGCCGAAGTGTCCTTCACAGAAAATGGAACCTTTAACCTGTCGCGGGGTCAGACGCCGCTCACTGAGGGCTCTGAAG ATCTCGACAGGCACAGCGAGGAGTCCTTTGCTCAGGACCTTGCAGAGTTCCCCTCCATTAACCCCGACGCCACCCTGAtggatgatgacgatgacaCCAGCATAGGGCTGCCCAGTCTTGGTCCATCCGGACTTGCTAGTCACCGGGCTTCAGTGCTGGATGTCGAGGGTCACCTGGATTCAGACCAGGACGATTTCGACGCCGAGCTTTCTTTCAGCAGTCGGGCGGCCGTCTCTGATTTCTCTGGCGACCTGGCTGGAGTGATCGCCAGCAACATGATCCAAGCGGCGCTGCTGGGGGCGATGCAGCCTCGACCTCCTACGACCCAGAGGAGAGAGGTGGCCACCCAGCGCAGCTACCGCAAGATCTCCAGCTCCGAGCTGGATACAGACTTGGATGGGGAGGACTTTGAGATGCTGGACCAGGCGGAACTGCACCAGATGGATCCGcttggaggaggagaacgggggaggcggggagaaggtcaggggtcaaactTCCTGTCCAGCCTGCTGGGTAAACCACAGTAA
- the tubg1 gene encoding tubulin gamma-1 chain — MPREIITLQLGQCGNQIGFEFWKQLCAEHGISPEGIVEEFATEGTDRKDVFFYQADDEHYIPRAVLLDLEPRVIHSILNSPYANLYNPENIYLSEHGGGAGNNWASGYSQGKKIQEDIFDIIDREADGSDSLEGFVLCHSIAGGTGSGLGSYLLEKLNDRYPKKLVQTYSVFPNQDEMSDVVVQPYNSLLTLKRLTQNADCVVVLDNTALNRIATDRLHIQNPSFSQINQLVSTIMSASTTTLRYPGYMNNDLIGLIASLIPTPRLHFLMTGYTPLTTDQSVASVRKTTVLDVMRRLLQPKNVMVSTGRERQPSHCYIAILNIIQGEVDPTQVHKSLQRIRERKLASFIPWGPASIQVALSRRSPYLPSAHRVSGLMMANHTSISSLFERTSRQYDKLRKREAFLEQFRKEDIFKDNFDELDDSREVVQQLVEEYSAATRPDYISWGTQEQ; from the exons ATGCCGCGGGAAATAATAACGCTCCAGCTGGGCCAGTGTGGAAATCAAA TTGGATTTGAGTTTTGGAAGCAGTTGTGTGCCGAGCACGGCATCAGTCCTGAGGGGATCGTTGAGGAGTTCGCAACTGAAGGGACCGACAGAAAGGATGTGTTCTTCTACCAG GCTGATGATGAGCACTACATCCCCCGAGCGGTGCTCCTGGATCTGGAGCCAAGGGTGATTCACTCCATTCTCAACTCACCTTATGCAAACCTGTACAATCCAGAGAACATCTACCTCTCTGAGCACGGCGGGGGTGCCGGGAACAACTGGGCTAGTGGATACTCGCAG GGCAAAAAAATCCAGGAAGATATCTTTGACATCATTGACCGAGAAGCGGATGGAAGCGACAGCCTGGAG GGGTTCGTCTTGTGTCATTCTATTGCTGGGGGGACCGGCTCAGGACTGGGATCGTATCTCCTGGAGAAACTCAACGACAG GTATCCAAAGAAGCTGGTACAGACTTACTCTGTCTTCCCGAACCAGGACGAGATGAGCGACGTGGTCGTTCAGCCATACAACTCGCTGCTCACGCTGAAGAGGCTCACTCAGAACGCAGACTGCGTG GTGGTGTTGGACAACACGGCTTTAAATCGCATCGCCACCGACAGGCTGCACATCCAGAATCCCTCCTTCTCCCAGATCAATCAGCTG GTTTCCACCATCATGTCGGCGAGCACAACCACTCTGCGCTACCCCGGCTACATGAACAATGACCTGATCGGCCTGATCGCGTCCCTCATCCCGACACCCCGCCTCCACTTCCTCATGACTGGGTACACGCCACTGACCACTGACCAGTCT GTTGCAAGTGTCAGGAAAACCACGGTTCTGGACGTGATGAGGAGGCTTCTGCAGCCCAAGAACGTGATGGTTTCCacagggagggagaggcagCCCAGCCACTGCTACATCGCCATCCTCAACATCATCCAGGGCGAGGTGGATCCCACGCAG GTGCACAAAAGTCTCCAAAGGATTCGGGAGAGAAAACTTGCCAGTTTCATTCCCTGGGGTCCCGCCAGCATCCAGGTGGCCTTGTCGAGGAGGTCCCCGTACCTGCCGTCGGCCCACCGAGTCAGCGGTTTGATGATGGCCAATCACACAAGTATCTCCTCT TTGTTCGAGAGGACCAGTCGGCAGTATGACAAGCTGCGGAAACGCGAGGCCTTCCTGGAGCAGTTCCGCAAGGAGGACATTTTCAAGGACAACTTTGACGAGCTGGACGACTCTCGTGAAGTCgtccagcagctggtggaggagtaCAGCGCAGCTACGCGGCCTGACTATATTTCCTGGGGAACACAAGAACAATAA
- the psmc3ip gene encoding homologous-pairing protein 2 homolog, whose protein sequence is MSKKDNGAATILAYLNEKNRPYSAQDVFSNLQKQHGLGKTAVVKAMELLALEGKIKEKIYGKQKIYFADQGQFRDVKDADLKEMDCQISELSAEVQSLNQGCKQLDSELKELTSSLTTEELVSEIRELKAECAGYRARLETIKSATNHVTPEEREKVYKEREVYVKEWRKRKRLASDMMNAILEGYPKSKKEFLDEVGVETDEECKVVVPSS, encoded by the exons ATGAGCAAAAAGGACAACG GCGCAGCAACCATCCTCGCCTATCTGAATGAGAAGAACCGGCCATACAGCGCCCAGGATGTCTTCTCCAATTTGCAGAAGCAGCATGGATTGGGAAAAACG GCAGTTGTCAAAGCCATGGAGCTGCTGGCGCTAGAGGGAAAGATTAAGGAGAAGATCTATGGCAAGcaaaagatttattttgctgATCAG GGTCAGTTCCGGGACGTGAAGGATGCTGATCTAAAAGAAATGGACTGTCAAATTTCGGAGCTGAGTGCAGAGGTCCAGTCCCTCAACCAGGGCTGCAAACAGCTGGATTCAG AACTGAAGGAActcaccagctctctgacaaCAGAGGAACTTGTGTCTGAGATCCGGGAGCTGAAAGCGGAGTGTGCAGGGTACAGAGCACGCCTGGAGACGATCAAGTCGGCCACAAATCACGTGACAccagaagagagagaaaag GTGTACAAGGAGCGGGAGGTATATGTAAAAGAGTGGcgaaagaggaagagattg GCATCCGATATGATGAACGCCATCCTGGAAGGGTATCCGAAGAGCAAAAAAGAGTTTCTG GATGAAGTTGGGGTGGAGACTGATGAAGAGTGTAAGGTGGTTGTTCCAAGCTCGTGA